The Budorcas taxicolor isolate Tak-1 chromosome 5, Takin1.1, whole genome shotgun sequence genome includes a window with the following:
- the LUM gene encoding lumican produces the protein MNLGVFPLLLALIGGASSTYPDYYDYYDFPQSIYGRSSPNCAPECNCPESYPTAMYCDELKLKSVPMVPPGIKYLYLRNNQIDHIDEKAFENVTDLQWLILDHNLLENSKIKGRVFSKLKQLKKLHINYNNLTESVGPLPKSLVDLQLTHNKISKLGSFDGLVNLTFIHLQHNQLKEDAVSAALKGLKSLEYLDLSFNQMTKLPSGLPVSLLTLYLDNNKISNIPDEYFKRFSALQYLRLSHNELADSGVPGNSFNVSSLLELDLSYNKLKSIPTVNENLENYYLEVNELEKFDVKSFCKILGPLSYSKIKHLRLDGNHITQTSLPPDMYECLRVANEITVN, from the exons ATGAATCTAGGTGTGTTTCCTCTCCTCTTGGCATTAATTGGCGGTGCCAGCAGCACCTATCCTGATTACTATGATTATTACGATTTCCCCCAATCAATATATGGGAGGTCATCACCAAACTGTGCACCAGAATGTAACTGCCCTGAAAGCTATCCCACAGCCATGTACTGCGATGAGCTGAAACTGAAGAGCGTGCCGATGGTGCCTCCTGGAATCAAGTACCTTTACCTTAGGAATAACCAGATTGACCACATTGATGAGAAGGCCTTTGAAAACGTAACTGATCTGCAGTGGCTCATTCTCGACCACAACCTTCTAGAAAATTCCAAGATAAAAGGAAGGGTTTTCTCtaaactgaagcaactgaagaaGCTGCACATAAATTACAACAATCTGACAGAGTCTGTGGGCCCGCTTCCCAAGTCTCTGGTGGATCTGCAGCTCACTCACAACAAGATCTCTAAGCTTGGCTCCTTTGACGGACTGGTTAACCTGACCTTCATCCACCTTCAGCACAATCAGCTGAAAGAGGATGCCGTTTCAGCTGCTTTGAAAGGTCTGAAGTCACTCGAATACCTCGACTTGAGCTTCAATCAGATGACCAAACTACCTTCTGGTCTCCCAGTGTCTCTTCTAACTCTTTACTTAGACAACAACAAGATTAGCAACATCCCTGACGAGTATTTCAAGCGTTTCAGTGCATTGCAGTATCTGCGTTTGTCTCATAATGAACTGGCTGATAGTGGAGTCCCTGGAAATTCTTTTAATGTATCATCTTTGTTGGAGCTGGATCTCTCCTATAATAAGCTGAAAAGCATACCGACGGTCAATGAAAACCTTGAAAACTATTACCTGGAGGTCAATGAACTTGAAA agtttgatgtgaagagcttctGTAAGATCCTGGGACCCCTATCCTACTCCAAGATCAAACATTTGCGTTTGGATGGCAATCACATCACCCAAACTAGTCTGCCACCTGATATGTATGAATGTCTACGTGTCGCGAATGAGATCACTGTTAATTAA